ccatggtcattaggcacgtatttcaaaaagtaaattcgcgtatctcgatcgtttcattggaaatagactagataaatacatttcctaatggtaatattgtcgcatNNNNNNNNNNNNNNNNNNNNNNNNNNNNNNNNNNNNNNNNNNNNNNNNNNNNNNNNNNNNNNNNNNNNNNNNNNNNNNNNNNNNNNNNNNNNNNNNNNNNAACAACAAAGAATGCATTCCAACAAGTATTGTGCGTCTGTGTCTAAAGCCCTTGTTGCCAATGTTGTGATTCACACCTTATTCTCCAAATATCAAACAAATATCCTCCTCCAATAGTTTCCAGCTGTGCACAGAATTCAAATGAATACTGCTTTGTCAATGGTTCTGAATCTAGGCGCTACAAGCTGTTTAATAAGAAAAAGTACACATTTTGATCAATAACGGATTGAAGATGGTAAACAGAGTTTCTCTTAATGTTCTGCAGTGGGTCCTTTCCCACAGGAGTGTGATGTTGTGTAACTCAGACAGAGTTCCAGTTCTGaccacttcttcttctgtctGGTTATTCAAGAAAATGCTCGAGCAATAATTTAAACCTTACAATAAATATTTAAGATGCACCTTTTCTCTATgagtaaaacaaatgaataactgcGGAGGTTTTTGTAGATATGTTGGTGTTTACTTCTGGTGCACAGTCTTCAACACGGAAAAAATGAGCGAGTTTTTTTTGTTTGAGGTGTTCTGATGAAGTTGCGCAGTGGCATCAGTGGCAGCTCAGTGTCTCCGCCCCTCTTTTCTCAACAGGAGAACAGTCTGGATGTGAAGGCGTGGGAGGAGCACACCTTCCTGTCCCATGGTGCCCTGCTGGCCAAGAGCTGCCAAGCTGCCATGGAGCTGGCCCAACACGACAAGGAGGCCCAAAGTATGGCCTACACGTTCGGCAAACACCTGTCCATGGGCCACAAGGTGAGTCGCCTGATCCCCCCCCATATATTTTTAATATTCCACAAAAGTTTTTGAATTTTgggatattttatattttatccaATGAGGTTTGAGGATTTGAACCCAAGGTGTCAGGGGCTTTGATATAGCTTTTCTTCACTCCTGACCACTGTACGTAAAAAGGTATTTTAATTTTAAGGTACtagtaggtttacacatacgagTAATTTGCTTTGGTAGAATGCTATGTAATGTTACTGCGCCATGCCAATGCTCAGATCAATATGTATTTTGAACGGCCAGATTTTGTTGGTACTGGCTTAAAAACCATGTGTATCCCTCCCACTCTCCTGCTGCGGCCCCCTGCAGCGGCCTGTCTGCAGGCCCCAGCGGCTACAAGGAATCTCAGCGGGGGGACAGAAATGATGTGTTTGAAGGACAAGCATCAGGCTAGCTGTGCCTTACAGTGTCCTGTTCCTGCTCGTTAACAGCTTCACTCAGTGTTCTCTCCCCTGTGCGGCTGTAATTGGTGTCTGGAGGTGTAATCTAAGTCTGAATGTGCTCCATCTCCTGCAGCTCAACTCTGACCTGCTGCCGTTTGTAAAGAGCAGCGCAGGAGAGTCTGCGACATTCAGCTTTAGCGCCGCCCCCGTTGTTTTCCACCGTCAGATTGTCGGGCAGGAGCGGTGGagtcagcagctgcagcaggtaGGAATGGCACCACTGCAGAAATGACATCATACATACGTCCTACATGTGTTCTTTGTTTGAAAGGaaggttaaccctaaccctacaggctctacggcaggggtctgcaacctttttgaccaaaagagccattttgctcccttttccaaaaaaaatgtttgtctggagccgcaaaacatatttcatagcttgatagcttataaagttgtatttattgttatatcatagacaaaaactacagttttgttgcatttattatttattacatgatataaaactgttaacctctaataagaaacaaagaactcttataaggagaattaaaaataatacacaggcctactttaaaataaatgaaacgcagcacttggggagtcctctgcgcatttgaaggggaaaatatataattaaaatgggcccactttgaaatgaataaaacatatatctgcaccctaaaaagagttaaaggtag
The sequence above is drawn from the Pseudochaenichthys georgianus chromosome 22, fPseGeo1.2, whole genome shotgun sequence genome and encodes:
- the LOC117467990 gene encoding all trans-polyprenyl-diphosphate synthase PDSS2-like — its product is MKLRSGISGSSVSPPLFSQQENSLDVKAWEEHTFLSHGALLAKSCQAAMELAQHDKEAQSMAYTFGKHLSMGHKLNSDLLPFVKSSAGESATFSFSAAPVVFHRQIVGQERWSQQLQQVKTRRNELDYSKLLAAVKSEKGVSTAMDLCCYHGNKALEAIQAFPSSEARSGLENIASAITKF